A DNA window from Paraburkholderia sp. IMGN_8 contains the following coding sequences:
- a CDS encoding response regulator produces the protein MPSRSPYSTPLRAAPDLSGAHILVVDDRPNELQLLIEILRVARCRISVAFDGLQAYHRAQAVAPDLILMDVRMPRMDGFAACRLLAATPSTQAIPVIILTAAGDLDDRIEGLEIGAMDYIVKPFEPAEVIARIRNHLKKALRRHSVEHLPALPDSPDVSLVRAASEILLRDLRNPPALEDLAKLVGTHEKRLSRVFRDNLGQTVFEYLRDTRLRTAQRFLAETSMGIGDIAEEIGFSTAGNFATAFRERFGITPSDWRRQHGQVDATNPVEGLQPDA, from the coding sequence ATGCCATCGCGCTCGCCATATTCGACGCCGCTTCGTGCTGCCCCGGATCTCTCTGGCGCACATATTCTTGTGGTGGATGACCGCCCGAACGAACTTCAGCTACTGATCGAGATTTTGCGTGTCGCGCGCTGCCGGATCAGCGTCGCGTTCGATGGTTTGCAGGCCTATCACCGTGCTCAGGCGGTGGCGCCAGACCTGATCCTGATGGACGTCCGCATGCCTCGCATGGACGGCTTTGCCGCCTGCCGACTGCTTGCCGCAACGCCCTCCACACAGGCCATCCCGGTTATCATCCTGACCGCTGCCGGCGATCTCGATGACCGCATCGAAGGGCTCGAGATCGGTGCAATGGACTACATCGTCAAGCCGTTCGAACCGGCAGAAGTGATCGCGCGTATCCGGAATCACTTGAAGAAGGCGCTCCGCAGACATTCCGTGGAACACTTGCCTGCGCTTCCCGACAGTCCGGATGTATCCCTGGTACGCGCCGCCAGCGAGATTCTGCTGCGCGACTTGCGCAATCCGCCAGCGCTCGAAGATCTCGCCAAACTTGTCGGCACCCACGAAAAGCGTCTGTCCCGGGTGTTCCGCGACAATCTCGGGCAGACGGTCTTCGAATATCTGCGCGACACGCGGTTGCGGACTGCTCAGCGCTTTCTCGCCGAAACCTCAATGGGCATTGGGGATATCGCCGAAGAGATCGGTTTTTCCACCGCGGGCAATTTCGCAACCGCGTTCCGCGAACGCTTCGGCATCACGCCATCCGATTGGAGAAGGCAGCACGGCCAGGTCGACGCCACTAATCCTGTCGAAGGGCTGCAACCCGATGCGTAA
- a CDS encoding ESPR-type extended signal peptide-containing protein — MNKAYRTIWNKALGAFVAASELDKSCGKGRAGDGAAVCDGRSDQRDRHRASTLHGPDSRVLTILLLIGVGGWGAQAQAQVSCSAAPYNFYSGSTTCVGFTSSASGGGATAVGYGANSTGLNALSFGFQAIAAATNAIYVGARTAPGTGATAQSAIGIGTDVAASGSAAIGVGVDAVSSGNLSTAVGPSAKATGDNGVALGASANAAASGAVAVGSGATGSQTNGVAVGSGANATGANAVYLGARTAAGTGSTGTSSIAIGTDVVSNADYATAIGFQSVGSGAAAVGVGYIATASGTHAVAVGFQSIASGLNAVYLGPRSVAGTGATAAGAIGIGTDVTASGLSSLAAGTVATASAQNAVALGAGAAASGLNALGMMNGSNASGANAIALGGADSVAEGGASVPAAVAGAAASGIRAVAIGSGANSAGSSSIAIGDSARTGANTNAIAMGTNATASASSAVALGNQTVASNGNATAVGFTSQALAASTVAIGDSNKVVATAGAGSIAGGQNSQVLSGTGAVALGQAQTASGNGAVALGDPNTATGNGAVAVGANNTATGDGAVAQGNGNTANGQGAVALGNASNASGASALAFGDTAVANQSHAIALGAGASASNANSVALGAGSTTAAPHTGTTALYGGTAAGIASAANGVVSVGAAGTERQIQNVAAGVISATSTDAINGSQLNTVVTGVNNLGASTASTLGGGASYSAATGNLAGFSQPINSVSNTGAVTGPTAQTTVAGALTALNTNIDNTANIAVKYDAAGGTKITLGATGGAGAGSPVTITNMAPAALNATSTDAVNGSQLFATNQQVTANTTAITNINNGAGIKYFHTNSVLADSVPGGTNAIAVGPAANAFGYDSIAQGLNAVAGVSGTPATANDIALGNGAQATGGNSIAQGTGATANTAGAIAIGQTATATGGKAVSIGVGNTASGNGAVAIGDPNSATGTGAIAMGANDTSNGQGAVALGNANTSTGQGSVALGNTSNAAAAGAVALGDTAVANNTNDVALGSHSATAAPHTGTTAQFGGTAAGVEAAASTNGVVSVGAAGTERQIQNVAAGVISATSTDAINGSQLNTVVTGVNNLGTSTASTLGGGASYSAATGNLTGFSQPINSVSNTGAVTGPTAQTTVAGALTALNTNIDNTANIAVKYDAAGGTKITLGATGGAGAGSSVTITNMAPAALNATSTDAVNGSQLFATNQNVTSIVNGQSGPFVSNNSVTAVQPVSSGANASAGGFGASATGASSTVLGNQSTDNGNANATVLGQGASISAGTTGSNVALGQGSVVTTGAVATTGATIGGTAYTFAGGAPAGVVSVGKTGAERQITNVAAGQLSATSTNAVNGSQLFATNQQVTANTMAITNINNGAGIKYFHTNSVLADSVPGGTDAIAVGPAANAFGNDSIAQGLNAVAGVSGTPATANDIALGNGAQATGGNSIAQGTGATANTAGAIAIGQTAAVSAAATQGVAIGSGATVTNAGAVALGEGSTTAAAVATTGATINGTAYTFAGTTPASTVSVGTVGAERTVTNVAAGRLSATSTDAVNGSQLYATDQAVNTLSATVTANKTHYYSVNDGGTQGTNYADDGATGTNALAAGVGALASGVSSTAVGNGAQALANNALAFGLQATASVAGGVAIGAGSVSSRAVLPGVGSIANGSHAIPFNTSDQTLLGAVSVGSGTAYRQLTNVADGTQAQDAVTVRQLAGALSSFAVTGTNYFHANSTAADSLAVGAQSIAVGPTTVVNGDNGVGVGNGAVVDATAPGGVAIGQQTHSAAADAIALGSGAVASGAQSVAQGANANAANQGGVAVGSGAQSSATDAVALGAGASSTFANSVALGSASTTAAAVATPGATINGTAYTYAGTAPTSTVSVGSAGNERTVTNVAAGRVSATGTDAVNGSQLYATDQAVNSLSTTVTANKTHYYSVNDGGTQRANYADDGATGTNALAAGVAATATGAGSTALGQGAVANNVNAVALGSGSTTAAAVATTGDTINGTAYTYAGTSPTSTVSVGSAGSERTVTNVAAGRVSATSTDAVNGSQLYASDQAINSLATTVAASKTHYYSVNDGGTQGGNYNNDGATGTNALALGVNAAASGAGSFAGGNGAQAHANNALALGSQASASVAGGVAIGSGSVSDRAVLSGIGSIANGTHAIPFNTSDQTLLGAVSFGSASGNTYRQLINVADGTKAQDAVTVRQLAGALSSFAVTPQLYFHANSTAADSLAVGAQSIAVGPTTVVNGDNGVGIGNGAVVDATAPGGVAMGELAHSAQADAIAIGSGAVASGAQSLAQGANASAANAGGVALGSGAQSSAIDAVAIGAGANASLANSVALGAGSVTTVGALSNYIAYGLSTPQSSAGEINVGNRQITGVAAGKAGTDAVNVSQLAAVTTQLTTQLSTLINNQNGGGGAPFASTPGSSPASTGSNSSAGGQGSVASGSNSTAVGNTSTASGNGSTAVGQGATASGGNSVAIGAGSNDGGRTNVVAVGSTADTRQVANVAAGTQGTDAVNLNQLNAGLAQANAYTDQRVNQLQSGINSVARNAYSGIAATTALTMIPEVDKDKTLSFGIGTAGFRGYQAVALGGTARITENIKMKAGVGMSPGGTTFGMGAAMQW; from the coding sequence ATGAACAAGGCATATCGCACCATCTGGAACAAGGCGCTAGGCGCCTTTGTAGCCGCATCGGAGCTGGACAAGTCGTGCGGCAAGGGCAGGGCGGGGGACGGGGCCGCCGTATGTGACGGGCGAAGCGATCAGCGTGACAGGCACCGCGCTTCTACGCTGCACGGTCCTGATTCGCGCGTCCTGACAATACTGTTGTTGATTGGCGTGGGCGGATGGGGCGCGCAGGCGCAGGCGCAGGTGAGCTGCTCGGCGGCACCCTACAACTTCTATAGTGGCAGCACCACGTGCGTGGGCTTTACGTCCTCGGCGTCTGGAGGCGGAGCCACTGCGGTAGGTTATGGCGCCAACAGTACGGGACTTAATGCCTTGTCCTTCGGCTTTCAAGCCATTGCGGCTGCTACCAACGCCATTTACGTGGGCGCGCGCACTGCTCCGGGTACCGGCGCGACCGCGCAGTCGGCGATTGGCATCGGTACGGATGTCGCCGCTAGCGGCTCGGCGGCCATCGGTGTTGGCGTTGACGCTGTCTCGAGCGGCAACCTGTCGACTGCCGTCGGCCCCTCGGCGAAAGCAACCGGAGACAACGGCGTTGCACTGGGTGCGAGTGCCAACGCTGCCGCGTCGGGCGCGGTCGCAGTGGGCAGCGGAGCCACCGGTTCGCAAACCAACGGTGTAGCCGTTGGCTCGGGAGCCAATGCCACCGGTGCCAACGCCGTTTATCTGGGAGCGCGCACTGCCGCGGGCACCGGTTCGACAGGGACGTCTTCCATTGCCATTGGCACTGACGTCGTCTCTAACGCCGACTATGCCACCGCGATTGGCTTCCAGTCGGTGGGGAGCGGGGCTGCCGCCGTCGGGGTGGGTTATATCGCCACAGCCTCCGGGACGCATGCTGTCGCTGTCGGCTTTCAGTCCATCGCCAGCGGCCTCAACGCCGTTTATCTTGGGCCACGTTCTGTCGCAGGCACGGGCGCAACGGCGGCGGGTGCGATTGGCATTGGCACGGACGTGACTGCGTCCGGTCTCTCTTCGCTGGCCGCCGGCACTGTGGCCACCGCATCGGCACAGAATGCAGTGGCATTGGGGGCGGGAGCCGCCGCCTCGGGGCTCAACGCGCTCGGCATGATGAATGGCTCCAACGCCAGCGGTGCAAACGCGATAGCGTTGGGCGGAGCGGATTCCGTCGCGGAAGGCGGTGCGTCTGTACCCGCGGCAGTGGCGGGCGCCGCTGCGTCAGGCATTCGCGCTGTAGCGATTGGCTCTGGCGCTAACTCGGCTGGCTCCTCGTCCATTGCGATAGGCGATTCGGCTCGGACGGGAGCCAATACCAATGCCATCGCCATGGGTACGAATGCAACGGCGTCAGCAAGTAGCGCCGTCGCGTTGGGTAACCAGACGGTTGCGAGCAATGGCAACGCGACAGCGGTTGGCTTTACGTCGCAAGCCCTCGCGGCGTCGACCGTGGCCATCGGTGACAGCAACAAGGTGGTGGCGACGGCCGGCGCCGGTTCGATAGCGGGCGGCCAGAACTCTCAGGTGCTCAGCGGGACGGGTGCGGTGGCGCTCGGTCAGGCGCAGACCGCCAGCGGCAACGGCGCGGTCGCGCTTGGCGATCCCAATACCGCGACCGGCAACGGTGCGGTTGCAGTGGGCGCGAACAATACGGCCACGGGCGATGGCGCGGTGGCGCAGGGCAACGGCAATACCGCCAACGGCCAGGGCGCGGTCGCACTGGGCAACGCGAGCAACGCGAGTGGCGCGAGCGCGCTCGCATTCGGCGATACAGCGGTGGCCAATCAGTCCCATGCGATAGCGCTGGGTGCCGGCGCGTCGGCCAGCAATGCGAACTCGGTTGCGCTGGGTGCGGGAAGTACAACCGCGGCGCCACATACGGGCACCACTGCGCTTTACGGCGGCACGGCGGCCGGCATCGCGAGCGCGGCCAACGGCGTGGTGTCGGTGGGTGCGGCGGGTACTGAACGCCAGATCCAGAATGTGGCGGCAGGCGTGATTTCGGCGACCAGCACCGATGCCATCAACGGTTCGCAGCTGAACACTGTTGTCACCGGCGTCAATAACCTGGGCGCGTCGACGGCGAGCACATTGGGCGGCGGCGCCAGCTACAGCGCAGCTACCGGCAATCTCGCCGGCTTCAGCCAGCCGATCAACAGCGTCAGCAACACTGGGGCCGTGACCGGACCCACGGCGCAGACGACGGTTGCGGGTGCTTTGACCGCACTGAATACGAATATCGATAACACGGCGAATATCGCGGTCAAGTACGACGCGGCTGGTGGTACGAAGATCACCCTCGGTGCGACCGGCGGAGCGGGAGCCGGGTCTCCGGTGACGATCACCAACATGGCGCCGGCTGCGTTGAACGCAACGAGCACGGATGCGGTGAATGGGTCGCAGTTGTTTGCAACCAACCAGCAGGTCACGGCCAACACCACGGCGATCACCAACATCAACAATGGCGCCGGGATCAAGTATTTCCACACCAATTCGGTTCTGGCGGACAGCGTTCCAGGCGGCACCAACGCGATTGCGGTGGGGCCGGCCGCCAATGCTTTCGGCTACGATTCAATAGCACAGGGCCTGAATGCGGTAGCTGGCGTGAGCGGCACGCCGGCGACGGCCAACGACATTGCCCTGGGTAATGGAGCTCAGGCCACCGGCGGCAATTCGATCGCCCAAGGTACTGGGGCAACCGCGAATACGGCCGGTGCCATAGCGATAGGTCAGACGGCAACGGCGACAGGCGGCAAGGCCGTGTCAATTGGGGTTGGCAATACTGCCAGCGGCAATGGCGCGGTAGCCATCGGCGATCCGAACTCGGCGACCGGTACCGGTGCGATAGCGATGGGCGCCAACGATACGTCCAACGGCCAGGGAGCGGTTGCGCTTGGCAATGCCAACACATCGACCGGTCAGGGTTCTGTCGCACTGGGCAACACGAGCAATGCGGCGGCAGCCGGTGCAGTGGCCTTGGGCGATACTGCGGTGGCCAATAACACCAACGACGTAGCGCTGGGTTCGCATTCGGCTACGGCAGCGCCGCATACGGGGACGACCGCCCAGTTCGGCGGCACGGCAGCCGGTGTAGAGGCGGCTGCTTCGACTAACGGTGTGGTGTCGGTGGGTGCGGCGGGTACTGAACGCCAGATCCAGAATGTGGCGGCGGGCGTGATTTCGGCGACCAGCACCGATGCCATCAACGGTTCGCAGCTGAACACTGTCGTCACTGGCGTCAATAACCTGGGCACGTCGACGGCGAGCACATTGGGCGGCGGCGCCAGCTACAGCGCAGCAACCGGCAATCTCACCGGATTTAGCCAGCCGATCAACAGCGTCAGCAACACTGGAGCCGTAACCGGACCCACGGCGCAGACGACCGTTGCGGGTGCTTTGACTGCACTGAATACGAATATCGATAACACGGCGAATATCGCGGTCAAGTACGATGCGGCTGGTGGTACGAAGATCACTCTCGGTGCGACCGGCGGAGCGGGAGCCGGGTCTTCGGTGACGATCACCAACATGGCGCCGGCTGCGTTGAACGCAACGAGCACGGATGCGGTGAATGGGTCGCAGCTGTTTGCCACGAACCAGAATGTGACGTCTATCGTCAATGGCCAGTCTGGTCCGTTTGTATCGAACAACAGCGTGACGGCGGTACAACCGGTATCGAGCGGAGCCAATGCCAGTGCCGGCGGTTTCGGAGCGAGCGCGACGGGTGCATCCTCCACGGTGCTGGGCAACCAGTCGACTGACAATGGCAATGCCAATGCGACGGTATTGGGCCAGGGCGCGAGTATTTCGGCGGGCACGACCGGCAGCAATGTTGCGCTGGGCCAGGGCAGCGTCGTGACAACGGGCGCTGTCGCCACCACAGGTGCGACCATTGGCGGCACGGCCTATACCTTTGCCGGCGGTGCGCCGGCAGGTGTCGTGAGCGTGGGCAAGACAGGCGCCGAACGGCAGATCACGAATGTGGCGGCAGGGCAGCTGAGCGCCACGAGCACGAACGCGGTGAACGGTTCGCAGCTGTTTGCAACCAACCAGCAGGTCACGGCCAACACCATGGCGATCACCAACATCAACAATGGCGCCGGGATCAAGTATTTCCACACCAATTCGGTTCTGGCGGACAGCGTTCCAGGCGGCACCGACGCGATTGCGGTGGGGCCGGCCGCCAATGCTTTCGGCAACGATTCAATAGCACAGGGCCTGAATGCGGTAGCCGGCGTGAGCGGCACGCCGGCGACGGCCAACGACATTGCCCTGGGTAATGGGGCTCAGGCCACCGGCGGCAATTCGATCGCCCAAGGTACTGGGGCAACCGCGAATACGGCCGGTGCCATAGCGATAGGTCAGACGGCAGCGGTGTCGGCCGCGGCGACGCAAGGCGTCGCGATCGGCTCCGGAGCCACGGTCACCAATGCCGGCGCGGTGGCGCTGGGCGAAGGAAGTACGACTGCTGCAGCGGTAGCGACTACGGGCGCGACCATCAACGGCACCGCCTACACGTTTGCCGGCACCACGCCGGCGAGTACGGTGAGTGTCGGCACGGTGGGCGCGGAACGCACCGTGACGAACGTTGCCGCGGGCCGGCTGAGCGCCACCAGCACCGACGCAGTGAACGGCTCGCAGCTGTATGCGACCGATCAGGCCGTCAACACTCTGTCCGCGACGGTCACCGCCAACAAGACGCACTACTACAGCGTCAACGACGGCGGTACTCAGGGTACTAACTACGCCGACGACGGCGCTACCGGCACCAACGCGCTGGCTGCGGGCGTTGGTGCCCTGGCTTCGGGGGTGAGCAGTACGGCGGTGGGCAACGGTGCCCAGGCGCTGGCGAACAACGCACTTGCATTCGGACTGCAAGCGACCGCCTCGGTAGCCGGCGGCGTGGCGATCGGCGCGGGATCGGTTTCAAGCCGCGCGGTTCTGCCCGGGGTTGGATCCATCGCAAACGGCTCGCACGCGATTCCGTTCAATACTTCCGACCAGACCTTGCTGGGTGCGGTGTCCGTCGGCAGTGGCACGGCCTACCGCCAGTTGACCAACGTCGCCGACGGTACGCAGGCGCAGGATGCAGTCACCGTCAGGCAGCTCGCGGGGGCGTTGTCATCGTTCGCGGTGACGGGCACGAACTATTTCCACGCGAATTCGACTGCGGCCGATTCGCTGGCCGTGGGAGCGCAGTCGATCGCCGTCGGACCGACGACCGTCGTCAACGGCGACAACGGCGTCGGTGTCGGCAACGGGGCGGTGGTCGATGCGACGGCGCCCGGCGGGGTCGCAATCGGCCAGCAAACGCATTCGGCCGCGGCAGACGCCATTGCTCTCGGCAGCGGCGCGGTCGCGAGCGGTGCACAGTCAGTCGCGCAAGGCGCAAACGCGAACGCCGCTAACCAGGGCGGCGTGGCTGTGGGCTCAGGCGCGCAAAGTAGCGCCACGGACGCCGTCGCGCTTGGCGCGGGGGCGAGCTCGACGTTCGCCAATAGCGTGGCGCTGGGCAGCGCATCGACAACTGCCGCGGCGGTGGCGACTCCAGGTGCCACGATCAACGGCACGGCATACACGTACGCCGGGACTGCGCCGACGAGCACGGTGAGCGTGGGCAGCGCAGGCAACGAGCGCACGGTGACCAACGTGGCGGCGGGCCGGGTGAGCGCGACCGGCACCGACGCAGTGAACGGCTCGCAGCTGTATGCGACCGATCAGGCAGTCAACAGTCTGTCCACGACGGTCACCGCCAACAAGACGCACTACTACAGCGTCAACGACGGTGGTACTCAGCGTGCCAACTACGCCGACGACGGCGCGACCGGCACCAACGCGCTTGCGGCAGGCGTGGCCGCCACCGCGACCGGCGCCGGCAGTACGGCCCTGGGTCAGGGCGCGGTGGCAAACAACGTCAATGCCGTTGCGCTGGGCAGCGGTTCGACCACGGCTGCGGCGGTGGCGACTACCGGCGACACCATCAACGGCACGGCATACACGTACGCGGGCACCAGCCCGACCAGCACGGTGAGCGTGGGCAGCGCAGGCAGCGAGCGCACGGTGACCAACGTGGCGGCGGGCCGGGTGAGCGCGACCAGTACCGACGCGGTGAACGGCTCGCAGTTATATGCGAGTGACCAGGCGATCAACAGTCTTGCGACGACGGTAGCAGCCAGCAAGACGCACTACTACAGCGTCAACGATGGTGGTACGCAGGGCGGCAACTACAACAACGACGGCGCCACGGGCACCAACGCATTGGCGCTCGGCGTGAACGCCGCGGCGAGCGGAGCAGGCAGCTTTGCAGGCGGTAACGGCGCGCAGGCACACGCGAACAACGCACTCGCGCTTGGGTCACAGGCGAGCGCCTCGGTGGCCGGAGGGGTCGCTATCGGCTCAGGATCGGTGTCCGATCGCGCGGTCCTGTCCGGCATCGGTTCGATTGCGAATGGTACTCACGCGATTCCCTTCAATACCTCCGATCAAACTCTCCTGGGGGCGGTGTCCTTCGGCAGCGCTAGCGGAAATACGTATCGCCAGTTGATCAATGTCGCCGACGGAACGAAGGCGCAGGATGCGGTCACCGTCAGGCAGCTTGCCGGCGCTCTCTCGTCGTTCGCCGTAACGCCGCAGCTGTACTTTCACGCGAACTCGACAGCGGCGGACTCGTTGGCGGTGGGCGCGCAATCGATCGCGGTCGGGCCGACGACCGTTGTCAACGGTGACAACGGCGTAGGTATCGGCAATGGAGCCGTGGTCGATGCGACGGCGCCCGGCGGCGTCGCCATGGGGGAGTTGGCTCATTCGGCGCAAGCAGACGCAATCGCGATCGGCAGCGGCGCGGTCGCAAGCGGCGCGCAGTCACTCGCGCAAGGCGCGAACGCAAGCGCGGCTAATGCAGGCGGCGTTGCCTTGGGATCAGGCGCGCAAAGTAGCGCTATCGATGCGGTCGCCATTGGCGCAGGGGCGAATGCATCTCTTGCAAACAGCGTGGCCCTCGGTGCGGGTTCTGTCACGACTGTCGGGGCGTTGAGCAATTACATCGCGTATGGGCTGAGCACTCCCCAGTCTTCAGCGGGAGAAATCAACGTGGGTAATCGGCAGATTACAGGCGTTGCTGCCGGGAAGGCCGGCACCGATGCGGTCAACGTAAGCCAGCTTGCCGCAGTCACCACGCAGTTGACCACGCAGTTGAGCACGCTGATCAATAATCAAAACGGGGGCGGCGGTGCCCCCTTCGCGTCCACTCCTGGTTCTTCACCCGCGTCCACCGGATCGAATTCTTCGGCGGGCGGACAGGGCTCGGTCGCTTCCGGCTCGAATAGCACGGCGGTGGGTAACACTTCCACAGCGTCCGGTAACGGATCAACCGCGGTGGGTCAGGGAGCGACGGCAAGCGGCGGCAACTCCGTTGCGATCGGTGCAGGCAGTAACGACGGCGGACGCACCAACGTGGTCGCCGTCGGCTCGACGGCCGATACGCGGCAAGTGGCGAATGTGGCTGCGGGAACGCAGGGGACGGACGCAGTCAACCTGAACCAGCTCAATGCCGGGCTCGCGCAAGCGAACGCCTATACCGATCAACGGGTGAATCAGCTGCAATCGGGAATCAACTCCGTCGCGCGCAACGCCTATTCCGGCATCGCTGCAACGACTGCATTGACGATGATTCCGGAGGTTGATAAGGACAAGACGTTGTCATTCGGCATCGGCACGGCAGGCTTCCGCGGCTATCAGGCCGTCGCGCTGGGGGGGACCGCTCGCATCACCGAAAACATCAAGATGAAAGCGGGTGTTGGCATGAGCCCTGGCGGCACGACCTTCGGTATGGGCGCGGCCATGCAATGGTAG
- a CDS encoding TraR/DksA family transcriptional regulator — protein MSGHQVTLSEEFIAQQRKRLEALRRELLGGKEDSLANERTAQEQHRDEAEEIEDEAQGIAQREVSRALRAVNDRRIRDIQRALQKIADGTYGLSDASGQPIPKARLEATPEAVLTVEEQRSRESG, from the coding sequence ATGTCTGGGCACCAGGTCACTTTGAGTGAGGAGTTTATCGCGCAGCAGCGCAAGCGCCTTGAGGCACTGCGCCGGGAACTACTGGGCGGAAAGGAGGATTCGCTCGCCAACGAGCGGACGGCTCAGGAGCAGCATCGCGACGAAGCCGAGGAGATCGAGGACGAGGCGCAGGGAATAGCGCAGCGTGAGGTCAGCCGGGCGCTACGTGCCGTGAACGACCGGCGCATCAGGGACATCCAGCGGGCGCTGCAGAAAATCGCGGATGGTACCTATGGTCTCTCCGATGCTAGTGGTCAGCCGATACCGAAAGCCCGGCTCGAAGCAACTCCCGAGGCCGTCCTCACCGTTGAGGAGCAGCGTAGCCGCGAGTCCGGCTAA
- a CDS encoding HAD family hydrolase, which produces MRIQTSFLFDLDGTLVDSVYQHVLAWKEALDSEGISLSVWRIHRKIGMSGGLFTAQLLRETHHEISTELGERLRHAHAAAYQRLRAQVCPLPGARELLDALTQAGTPWAVATSGRMETAALNLEALGVDPAKAVVVTRDDVKYAKPDPDLFIAAAERLGVPIEQAVVVGDSIWDMLAAQRCRALGVGLLSGGYGTDELERAGALRVYDDPADLLDHLDEVAARP; this is translated from the coding sequence ATGCGAATCCAGACATCATTTCTATTCGATCTCGACGGAACGCTCGTTGATAGCGTTTATCAGCACGTGCTGGCCTGGAAAGAAGCGCTCGACAGCGAAGGCATTTCCCTGTCGGTCTGGCGAATTCATCGCAAGATTGGCATGAGCGGCGGCCTCTTTACTGCCCAGCTTCTGCGGGAAACGCACCACGAGATCAGCACCGAGCTGGGCGAGCGGCTTCGCCATGCTCATGCCGCCGCCTATCAACGATTGCGCGCCCAAGTGTGCCCACTGCCCGGCGCTCGAGAACTGCTCGACGCGCTGACGCAGGCCGGAACCCCGTGGGCGGTGGCGACCAGCGGCCGCATGGAGACCGCGGCGCTCAATCTCGAGGCGCTGGGTGTCGATCCGGCGAAAGCCGTTGTCGTGACGCGCGATGACGTCAAATACGCGAAGCCGGACCCGGACCTGTTCATTGCTGCAGCGGAACGCCTCGGCGTACCGATCGAGCAAGCGGTCGTAGTTGGCGACAGTATCTGGGACATGCTCGCCGCCCAGCGATGTCGCGCGCTGGGCGTAGGACTGCTGTCAGGCGGATACGGCACGGATGAACTGGAGCGCGCAGGTGCACTACGCGTCTATGACGATCCCGCTGACCTGCTGGACCATCTGGACGAGGTTGCCGCGCGGCCTTAG
- a CDS encoding OmpA family protein, with the protein MKQLSGWGLSLSLVFLAGCSSASGPTFNAYTVTTTDGSRLHQVECHGLFEGPATCMKVAQQICRGEPVRAVQKIGRLQSDDDQSDVTRRLTFACGGAPDASAAAASQPVASEPQTVAQFELQTDTLFAFGQSSLASILPGGAANLEQVITRIKQRSGVRSISVVGHTDRIGPETVNQPLSLARAETVREYMVNHGLNGEAIHATGVGSRDSTTQCPVGESKAVIACLQPDRRVSIEVRAQ; encoded by the coding sequence ATGAAGCAGCTTTCTGGATGGGGCTTATCGCTGAGCCTTGTTTTTCTTGCCGGATGTTCGAGTGCCTCCGGGCCGACGTTTAACGCTTATACGGTCACGACCACGGATGGCTCCAGGCTTCATCAGGTCGAATGTCATGGGCTCTTCGAGGGACCCGCCACATGTATGAAGGTGGCCCAGCAGATATGCCGCGGAGAACCCGTTCGAGCGGTGCAGAAGATCGGACGCCTCCAATCGGATGATGACCAGTCCGATGTCACGCGGCGACTCACCTTCGCTTGTGGTGGCGCGCCGGATGCCTCGGCTGCAGCGGCCTCGCAGCCGGTCGCATCCGAGCCGCAAACGGTTGCCCAGTTCGAGTTGCAAACCGACACCCTGTTTGCCTTTGGGCAGTCCAGCCTGGCTTCGATCTTGCCGGGCGGGGCGGCAAACCTGGAGCAGGTCATCACGCGTATCAAGCAGCGAAGCGGTGTTCGGTCCATTTCGGTCGTAGGTCATACCGACCGCATCGGGCCGGAAACGGTTAACCAGCCGTTGTCACTGGCCCGTGCAGAGACGGTACGGGAATACATGGTCAATCACGGACTGAACGGTGAGGCGATTCACGCGACGGGAGTGGGCTCCCGCGACTCGACAACCCAATGTCCGGTCGGCGAAAGCAAGGCAGTTATCGCTTGCCTTCAACCGGACAGGCGGGTCTCCATCGAAGTTCGAGCACAGTGA